From the Clostridiales bacterium FE2011 genome, one window contains:
- a CDS encoding glucosamine-6-phosphate deaminase, producing MKVIIAKDYEDGARKAADIIEKIVRENPECTLGLATGSSPVGMYRELARRCKEEGLDFSRIHSVNLDEYVGLDGTHDQSYRYFMNTNLFDHINIDKANTYVAKGTGDVAANLKEFNDILDKTEIEIQVLGVGPDGHLGFNEPGETLYDGAHEETLDDSTIEANKRFFASKEDVPTHAVTMGMGNIMRAKRLIMIINGNKQEAATKLLIQDKIDPKCPCTFMRLHRDATVIIEKKLADEIGYKA from the coding sequence ATGAAGGTTATTATCGCAAAGGACTATGAAGACGGCGCACGTAAAGCTGCGGACATTATCGAGAAGATCGTGAGGGAAAACCCTGAGTGCACCCTCGGCCTGGCTACAGGTTCCAGCCCGGTGGGAATGTACAGGGAGCTGGCGCGGCGCTGCAAGGAAGAAGGCCTGGATTTCAGCCGGATTCACAGCGTGAATCTGGACGAATACGTCGGCCTGGACGGTACGCATGACCAGAGTTACCGCTATTTTATGAATACCAATCTGTTTGACCATATCAACATTGACAAGGCCAACACCTATGTGGCCAAAGGAACCGGCGATGTCGCGGCAAACCTGAAAGAGTTCAATGACATACTGGACAAGACAGAGATTGAAATTCAGGTTCTGGGTGTCGGACCGGACGGTCATCTCGGTTTCAATGAGCCCGGTGAAACGCTGTATGACGGCGCCCATGAGGAAACACTGGATGATTCCACAATCGAGGCCAACAAACGGTTCTTTGCGAGCAAGGAAGATGTTCCCACACATGCGGTAACAATGGGTATGGGAAACATCATGCGGGCGAAGCGTCTGATTATGATCATTAACGGCAATAAGCAGGAAGCGGCAACTAAGCTGCTGATCCAGGACAAGATTGATCCGAAATGCCCCTGCACCTTCATGCGGCTGCACAGGGATGCCACAGTGATTATTGAAAAGAAACTGGCTGACGAAATCGGCTATAAGGCGTAA
- a CDS encoding UDP-N-acetylglucosamine pyrophosphorylase, with protein sequence MLRTKDLYDLTHTRAASILENTEYPWEALAKIKDFIIELGKTLPKEEFDEVSENVWIAKDAKIYPNNYIGAPAIIGHETEVRPGAFIRGSALIGDHCVVGNSTELKNVILFDNVQVPHYNYVGDSILGYKSHMGAGSITSNVKSDKLLVVVKCGDERIETGLKKIGAMLGDRVEVGCNSVLNPGTVIGRDSNVYPTSCVRGTIPEKSIWKNNGTVVAKK encoded by the coding sequence ATGCTGAGGACAAAAGATCTGTATGACCTGACTCATACCCGGGCTGCATCCATCCTGGAGAATACTGAGTATCCCTGGGAAGCACTTGCCAAAATCAAGGACTTTATCATTGAGCTGGGGAAGACCCTGCCCAAGGAAGAATTTGATGAAGTCAGCGAGAACGTCTGGATTGCCAAGGACGCAAAGATTTATCCCAATAACTATATCGGAGCGCCTGCCATCATCGGGCACGAAACCGAAGTCAGGCCTGGTGCATTTATCCGCGGCAGCGCGCTTATCGGAGATCACTGCGTGGTTGGCAACAGCACTGAGTTGAAAAACGTGATCCTTTTTGACAACGTACAGGTTCCGCACTACAATTATGTCGGCGACAGCATACTGGGATACAAAAGCCACATGGGTGCCGGATCCATCACTTCCAATGTGAAAAGCGACAAACTGCTTGTGGTTGTCAAATGCGGAGATGAGAGAATCGAAACCGGCCTGAAAAAAATCGGCGCTATGCTGGGGGACCGGGTGGAAGTAGGATGCAACAGCGTGCTGAATCCCGGTACAGTCATCGGACGTGATTCCAATGTGTACCCGACATCCTGCGTGCGCGGCACAATCCCGGAGAAAAGCATCTGGAAGAACAACGGCACCGTTGTTGCAAAAAAATAA
- a CDS encoding phosphoglucosamine mutase encodes MGRYFGTDGFRGKAGVVLTAEHAFKTGRYLGWYYGKKHLDDKARIVIGKDTRRSSYMYESALAAGITSSGADAYLLHVTTTPCVSYITRTEDFDCGVMISASHNVFYDNGIKLMNGKGEKMDDELQDAIEDYIDGKTEELPFAAEDRIGCTVDFYTGRNRYIGYLTNLATRPFDDHKVALDCSNGSSWMIGPAVFNALGAKTYVIHNKPDGLNINRNCGSTHIESLKEYVKENKLDVGFAFDGDADRCLAVDENGNEVNGDKIMYICAKYLKSKGQLPSNTVVTTIMSNFGLYKALDAAGINYEKTAVGDRYVYENMKAYNHLIGGEQSGHIIFRKHARTGDGLITAIMLMEVMIDTQLPLSVLAEPCKMYPQVLKNVVVDDKDGTLAEQKVMDAVNHCTEELGDAGRVLLRKSGTEPVLRVMSEATSTEECEKYVDYIIESMKESGHLIEVKK; translated from the coding sequence ATGGGCAGATATTTCGGAACGGATGGATTCCGCGGCAAAGCCGGCGTTGTTCTGACCGCTGAACACGCATTCAAGACAGGACGATACCTGGGCTGGTATTACGGCAAAAAACACCTGGATGACAAAGCAAGAATTGTAATCGGTAAAGATACACGGCGCTCCTCATACATGTATGAAAGCGCGCTGGCCGCCGGCATTACTTCTTCCGGTGCTGACGCATATCTGCTGCATGTTACAACGACTCCGTGCGTGAGCTATATCACGAGGACGGAGGATTTTGACTGCGGCGTGATGATTTCAGCAAGCCATAACGTCTTTTACGATAACGGCATCAAGCTGATGAACGGAAAAGGCGAAAAAATGGACGATGAACTCCAGGATGCCATTGAAGACTATATTGACGGAAAAACGGAAGAACTGCCCTTTGCAGCGGAAGACCGTATTGGCTGCACCGTTGACTTCTATACCGGCAGAAACCGCTATATCGGATATCTGACCAATCTGGCCACACGTCCTTTTGATGATCACAAAGTGGCCCTGGACTGTTCAAACGGCAGCAGCTGGATGATAGGTCCCGCGGTATTCAACGCGCTGGGCGCAAAAACCTATGTTATACACAATAAACCGGACGGCCTGAACATTAACCGGAACTGCGGCAGTACACATATTGAGTCCCTGAAGGAATATGTGAAAGAGAATAAACTGGACGTTGGTTTCGCTTTTGACGGTGATGCCGACCGGTGCCTGGCTGTGGATGAGAACGGCAATGAAGTGAACGGTGACAAGATCATGTACATCTGCGCCAAGTATCTGAAGAGCAAGGGTCAGCTGCCGAGCAATACGGTTGTAACCACGATCATGAGCAATTTCGGCCTTTATAAGGCGCTGGATGCGGCCGGAATCAACTATGAAAAGACTGCAGTGGGCGACAGGTATGTTTATGAGAATATGAAAGCTTATAACCACCTGATTGGCGGCGAACAGAGCGGTCATATTATTTTCCGCAAGCACGCCCGGACCGGCGACGGCCTGATCACCGCGATTATGCTGATGGAAGTGATGATCGATACGCAGCTGCCCCTGTCAGTCCTTGCGGAGCCCTGCAAAATGTATCCGCAGGTTCTGAAAAATGTGGTTGTGGACGATAAAGACGGCACACTGGCTGAACAGAAGGTAATGGACGCAGTGAATCACTGCACGGAGGAGCTTGGCGACGCCGGACGCGTCCTGCTTCGCAAGAGCGGCACAGAACCGGTGCTTCGTGTGATGAGCGAGGCAACCAGCACCGAGGAATGTGAAAAGTATGTTGATTATATTATCGAATCCATGAAGGAAAGCGGACATCTGATTGAGGTGAAAAAGTAA
- a CDS encoding SH3 domain-containing protein, with amino-acid sequence MKRGFLFILTAMLAVLAVVFCVLYISGNQDKDRKIDSLSANIDTLSENVRKLESDISLRNAEIENLNGDLLAKDDRIHSLEAESAEAESLLSDQNLQLQQYETDLADRQIRMDEFSAQIADLNKQIESLSSSSKEQASTIQSLTDDTAQKAALIDSLEAEIAEKEQQIVSLTDEVTEKKADILSLTSATDSQESLISELQAELDQKAEQIVSLNNDIVDKDKQIQALNNTVSEKAAGIESLITAGEGNAARISELESALKEKDDQIDSLKADMASNEQRIISLDNALTEEKAGFETIAAENNSLNTRIVSLEADLEEKNTLISSLNAVLEEKEQQIQTLAEKAPEDISVNAALSSENADQQSSGLIQEADSGNYTALIASLNADIAEKEQQIKALENALTEKNTLIESITADNEAMGSRITALETSILGKESQIQTLSSAVDEKDSRISELTETIAELKDKSGNDSTDAVPAASASSEPDIADKAAVSNSADIPDNTEELKNLKSEVENKSLMIFTLNSAVAEKDARIQTLSNELEEKNTLIETLQASLSEKNTEAENLTAVVADQETQISTQKTNLSDLSQQIETLNTDLSSRTEQISSLENDLSDKAKIIETLQAEIAVKAQQIDSLTADAAARTEETEKSQIAEADLQSLSDENASLQEKLAVCEKRIEDLQNLYINTFVSSSGNSLSLDGSEDVIVVKRIRIRDKNNPNVHKKPKFSSRVIGFAKASTEYEILDVSDNGWYQIRLENGKTGWIHPNAGTLNTFEFNFDSIGTETEP; translated from the coding sequence ATGAAGAGAGGGTTTCTGTTTATACTTACGGCTATGCTGGCTGTACTGGCAGTTGTTTTTTGTGTTCTGTATATTTCAGGCAATCAGGATAAAGACCGGAAAATTGATTCCCTTTCCGCGAATATAGATACACTCTCTGAGAATGTCAGAAAGCTTGAGTCTGATATTTCACTTCGCAATGCCGAAATCGAGAACCTGAACGGCGATCTTCTGGCAAAAGATGACCGGATCCATTCTCTTGAAGCAGAATCAGCTGAAGCAGAATCCCTCCTGTCCGATCAAAACCTTCAGCTGCAGCAGTATGAAACCGATCTTGCTGACAGGCAGATCCGGATGGATGAGTTCTCCGCTCAGATTGCTGACCTGAACAAACAGATTGAATCCCTTTCATCAAGCAGCAAAGAACAGGCTTCCACAATACAATCACTGACCGATGATACCGCCCAGAAAGCCGCTCTGATTGATTCACTGGAGGCTGAAATTGCTGAAAAAGAGCAGCAGATTGTATCACTCACTGACGAAGTGACAGAAAAAAAGGCGGACATCCTGTCCCTCACTTCAGCAACAGACTCACAGGAAAGCCTCATCAGCGAGCTGCAGGCAGAACTGGATCAAAAAGCCGAACAGATCGTTTCACTGAATAATGACATTGTGGATAAGGATAAACAAATTCAGGCCCTGAATAATACTGTCAGCGAAAAAGCTGCGGGAATTGAATCTCTTATAACCGCAGGCGAAGGAAATGCCGCACGAATCAGCGAACTCGAATCTGCCCTGAAAGAAAAAGATGATCAGATTGACTCTCTGAAAGCTGATATGGCATCGAATGAACAGCGGATCATTTCCCTGGACAATGCGCTCACAGAGGAGAAAGCCGGATTTGAAACGATTGCCGCCGAGAATAACAGTCTGAATACCAGAATCGTCTCACTGGAAGCCGATCTGGAGGAAAAAAACACCCTCATAAGCTCCCTGAATGCCGTTTTGGAAGAAAAAGAACAGCAGATTCAGACTCTGGCCGAAAAAGCACCGGAAGACATATCCGTTAATGCTGCGCTGTCTTCAGAGAATGCTGATCAGCAATCCTCCGGCCTCATCCAGGAAGCAGATTCCGGGAATTATACCGCTCTGATTGCTTCCCTGAATGCCGATATCGCGGAAAAGGAACAACAGATCAAAGCATTGGAAAACGCCCTCACCGAAAAAAACACGCTTATTGAGTCCATCACCGCCGATAATGAAGCCATGGGCAGCCGGATCACAGCGCTGGAAACCAGCATTCTTGGCAAAGAGTCTCAGATCCAGACATTATCTTCCGCAGTTGACGAAAAGGATTCCAGGATCAGCGAGCTTACCGAGACCATTGCCGAGCTGAAAGACAAATCCGGCAATGACAGTACTGACGCAGTTCCTGCTGCCTCAGCCTCTTCCGAACCTGACATTGCGGATAAAGCAGCCGTCTCGAATAGCGCTGACATTCCTGACAATACTGAAGAACTGAAAAACCTGAAATCCGAAGTTGAAAACAAATCCCTTATGATTTTTACCCTCAACTCCGCTGTCGCAGAAAAGGATGCCCGTATTCAGACACTCAGTAATGAACTGGAAGAAAAGAATACCCTGATTGAAACCCTTCAGGCTTCCCTTTCCGAAAAAAACACAGAGGCTGAAAACCTTACCGCGGTCGTCGCAGATCAGGAAACGCAGATCAGCACGCAGAAAACAAATCTGTCTGATTTGTCTCAGCAGATTGAAACGCTGAACACAGACCTTTCCTCCCGCACTGAGCAGATCAGCAGCCTGGAAAATGATCTTTCTGATAAAGCAAAGATCATCGAAACACTGCAGGCTGAGATTGCTGTCAAGGCGCAGCAGATTGATTCCTTAACCGCAGACGCTGCAGCCCGGACCGAGGAAACAGAAAAGAGTCAGATAGCCGAAGCGGACTTACAGTCGCTCTCCGATGAAAATGCGTCGCTTCAGGAAAAACTGGCAGTCTGTGAAAAGCGGATTGAAGACCTGCAGAACCTGTATATCAACACCTTCGTTTCTTCCTCCGGAAATTCCCTTTCCCTGGACGGCAGTGAAGATGTGATCGTTGTCAAGCGAATCCGGATCAGAGATAAAAACAATCCAAACGTGCACAAAAAGCCCAAATTTTCCTCCCGGGTAATCGGCTTTGCAAAAGCCTCCACTGAATATGAGATTCTGGATGTGTCTGATAACGGCTGGTATCAGATCAGGCTTGAAAACGGAAAAACCGGCTGGATTCATCCAAACGCCGGCACCTTGAATACATTTGAATTCAATTTCGATTCAATCGGTACAGAAACCGAACCGTAA
- the rsmG gene encoding 16S rRNA (guanine(527)-N(7))-methyltransferase RsmG has protein sequence MNSKEIKTRLELNEVPFREDLPEKLYLYLELLREWNSRMDLTAVTDDEETVDKHFIDSLIVLKTGLIRGSEKLIDVGTGAGFPGLVLAMACPEMKVTLLDSQQKRLSFLETVGEKSDTTNITLVHARAEDGARKKELREQFDIAAARAVAPMNVLCEYLLPYVAVDGCALCWKGPALKNELESGRKAAHLLGGRIEMPVEGSVHGRDWDHMILPVRKIQHTASIYPRKAGTPKSKPLGL, from the coding sequence ATGAACAGCAAAGAAATCAAAACGCGGCTGGAACTGAATGAAGTGCCGTTCAGGGAAGATTTGCCTGAAAAGCTGTACCTGTATCTGGAACTGCTCCGTGAATGGAACAGCAGAATGGATCTGACGGCTGTGACAGATGATGAGGAAACTGTTGATAAGCACTTTATTGACAGTCTGATTGTGCTGAAAACGGGCCTGATCAGGGGCAGTGAAAAACTGATTGATGTCGGTACAGGTGCGGGATTCCCGGGACTTGTGCTGGCCATGGCCTGCCCGGAAATGAAAGTAACGCTGCTGGATTCACAACAGAAGAGACTGTCGTTCCTGGAGACAGTGGGTGAGAAAAGCGATACAACAAACATTACCCTTGTACACGCCAGGGCTGAGGACGGTGCAAGAAAAAAAGAGCTGAGGGAACAGTTCGATATTGCTGCAGCACGGGCTGTGGCACCGATGAATGTTCTGTGTGAATATCTGCTGCCGTATGTGGCAGTGGACGGATGCGCGCTCTGCTGGAAAGGTCCCGCACTGAAAAATGAGCTTGAAAGCGGAAGAAAGGCTGCACATTTGCTTGGCGGCAGGATTGAGATGCCGGTGGAAGGTTCCGTGCACGGACGGGACTGGGATCACATGATCCTGCCGGTCAGAAAGATTCAGCATACCGCCTCCATTTATCCTCGAAAAGCCGGTACTCCGAAAAGTAAGCCGCTGGGTCTGTAA
- a CDS encoding YdcF family protein: protein MKGKRKHLLPLPARIIILLVTLAVVAYTGIIGYVCINERSVQTTVPEKDSYDAIIVLGAQVKKDGTPNVQLSWRLDAACEAYGRKAVPVVVCGAQGRDEPVTEAEAMKKYLMEKGVPETDILTDPESFNTNQNLKNAAALLKSIPDVRKVLIVTSDYHVPRALALAKDLGYEACGLGSPCKPEYWLRNHAREALSWCKYWAVKYLHLPLE from the coding sequence ATGAAAGGGAAAAGGAAACACCTGCTGCCATTGCCGGCCAGGATCATCATCCTGCTTGTTACGCTGGCGGTGGTAGCTTATACAGGTATTATCGGATATGTTTGTATCAATGAAAGGAGCGTGCAGACAACTGTGCCGGAAAAGGACAGTTATGATGCTATCATCGTTCTGGGCGCACAGGTAAAGAAGGACGGAACGCCCAATGTTCAGCTCAGCTGGAGGCTGGACGCCGCCTGTGAAGCATACGGACGTAAAGCGGTGCCTGTTGTTGTCTGCGGCGCGCAGGGCAGGGACGAGCCGGTTACTGAAGCAGAAGCCATGAAAAAGTACCTGATGGAGAAAGGCGTTCCGGAGACTGATATCCTCACGGATCCTGAATCCTTCAATACAAATCAGAACCTGAAAAATGCCGCGGCGCTCCTGAAGAGTATTCCAGACGTCCGGAAGGTCCTGATTGTAACAAGCGACTATCACGTTCCGCGCGCGCTTGCGCTGGCAAAGGATCTTGGCTACGAGGCATGTGGACTTGGCAGCCCATGCAAACCCGAATACTGGCTGCGGAATCATGCGAGGGAAGCACTTTCATGGTGTAAATACTGGGCAGTAAAGTATCTTCATCTACCGTTGGAGTAA
- the radC gene encoding DNA repair protein RadC, translating into MEDNIHAGHRERMRERFIHDKGFENFEDHQILELLLFYSKTRGDTNPLAHELLDQFGSLKGVLEARPEQLMQVNGIGEQQATLISMVVPLTRVWHRCAMTEPQKIGNSREAENYCLSILAGERTERFYVISLNAKCNVLGRRKISEGSLSEVSAYPRMVMETALNYNAHSVLLCHNHPGGTCAPSPEDISSTIQLQRLLNGVGILVLDHIIVAGDRTYSMIQHGDIDYRIKGR; encoded by the coding sequence ATGGAAGACAACATTCATGCCGGTCATCGGGAACGAATGAGGGAACGGTTTATTCACGACAAAGGATTTGAGAATTTCGAAGATCATCAGATCCTTGAACTCCTTCTTTTTTATTCCAAAACCAGAGGAGATACCAATCCGCTGGCGCATGAGCTGCTTGATCAGTTCGGCAGCCTGAAAGGGGTTCTGGAAGCCAGACCGGAACAGCTGATGCAGGTGAATGGGATCGGAGAACAGCAGGCAACGCTGATCAGCATGGTTGTTCCGCTGACCAGAGTATGGCACAGATGCGCCATGACCGAGCCGCAGAAGATCGGCAACAGCAGGGAAGCGGAGAATTATTGCCTTTCCATTCTGGCTGGAGAACGTACAGAACGGTTTTATGTCATCTCCCTGAATGCCAAGTGCAATGTCCTTGGCCGGCGGAAAATTTCCGAAGGTTCATTGAGTGAGGTTTCAGCCTATCCGCGGATGGTTATGGAAACCGCGCTGAACTATAACGCGCACAGCGTATTGCTGTGTCACAATCATCCAGGAGGAACCTGTGCCCCGTCCCCAGAGGATATATCTTCCACCATCCAGCTGCAGAGGTTGCTGAACGGCGTGGGCATTCTGGTGCTGGATCATATTATTGTGGCGGGAGACAGGACGTACAGCATGATTCAGCACGGAGACATTGATTACAGAATAAAAGGCAGGTAA
- a CDS encoding phosphonoacetaldehyde reductase, with translation MNDYQKVIRGRESLKKLPELCQKLGIQKPLIVGMEPLTGTLLKKNPWLLSAPVYTGFHSNPDLKDSEEGAGLYTKEHCDGLISVGGGSSIDTAKAIKARLNAKSEEDVISGRLEGSAICHHIAVPGTAGTGSEATQIAVAYVNGNKVSLNHPSLRPDGVILDASLLDSLPLYHKKSCALDALSQGIESYWSRGANDDSKVHAFLAIIGVLDNLKAYLEGDLHAAEEMLDASYQSGKAIQITRTTAAHAMSYMITKKMGLAHGHACFLTLPVLWESMQDKEEMQDILKDLSTKMRLGDIRMGPKLLKGILYDLEMLIPPVPDEAVLEELACSVNTERLNNHPVKMTKEEIKQIYRRAMILPRANEKQACLDIWRYYGRE, from the coding sequence ATGAATGATTATCAGAAAGTAATCAGGGGCAGGGAAAGCCTGAAAAAACTACCTGAATTATGTCAGAAGCTGGGTATCCAAAAGCCGCTCATTGTCGGTATGGAACCGCTGACCGGCACCCTCCTGAAGAAAAACCCCTGGCTGCTTTCAGCACCCGTATATACCGGATTTCATTCAAATCCGGATCTGAAGGACAGTGAAGAAGGAGCCGGTCTGTATACCAAAGAGCACTGCGACGGTCTGATTTCTGTCGGAGGCGGATCCAGCATTGATACCGCCAAAGCCATCAAGGCCCGTCTGAATGCAAAAAGCGAGGAAGACGTGATCAGCGGCAGACTTGAAGGCAGTGCCATCTGCCATCATATCGCTGTTCCGGGTACGGCGGGCACAGGCTCTGAGGCAACCCAGATTGCGGTGGCTTATGTTAATGGAAACAAGGTCAGCCTGAATCATCCGTCGCTCCGGCCGGACGGCGTGATACTGGATGCGTCGCTGCTGGACTCACTGCCGCTGTATCATAAAAAATCCTGTGCCCTTGATGCGCTGTCCCAGGGCATAGAAAGCTACTGGAGCCGCGGAGCGAATGATGACAGTAAAGTGCATGCGTTTCTTGCGATCATCGGTGTGCTGGACAATCTGAAAGCCTATCTTGAAGGCGATCTGCATGCGGCCGAAGAGATGCTGGATGCCAGCTATCAGAGCGGCAAAGCCATTCAGATTACGCGTACTACTGCAGCGCACGCCATGTCTTATATGATTACCAAGAAAATGGGACTGGCACATGGACACGCCTGTTTTCTGACGCTTCCTGTTCTTTGGGAATCAATGCAGGACAAGGAGGAGATGCAGGACATCCTGAAAGATCTGAGTACAAAGATGCGCCTTGGAGATATAAGAATGGGTCCCAAACTGCTGAAGGGCATCCTGTATGATCTGGAGATGCTGATTCCGCCTGTGCCCGACGAAGCTGTGCTGGAGGAACTGGCTTGCTCTGTTAATACAGAACGGCTTAACAATCATCCGGTGAAAATGACAAAAGAAGAAATCAAACAAATCTACCGCAGGGCCATGATACTCCCCAGGGCCAATGAAAAGCAGGCGTGCCTGGATATCTGGAGATACTACGGGAGGGAATAA
- the mnmE gene encoding tRNA uridine-5-carboxymethylaminomethyl(34) synthesis GTPase MnmE, translated as MSLHDTIAAIATAPGTGGIGIIRMSGPDAAAILMRVFRPAGKNQAIPESHRLVYGKLTDGEQIIDECMAVIMRAPRSYTREDVAEIQLHGGRYVINKALELCLKAGARLAEAGEFTRRAFLNGRVDLSQAESVMELISARGEQEHRAAVRQLNGGASSFVRKFSDELYGLQAGLAACIDYPEEISDEEGAGSLKEGLEKLIDGLEKAMDEHASRLIYQGLQVALIGRPNVGKSSLLNALLGEDRAIVTNIPGTTRDTVHGEMTLNGFRVQLTDTAGIHETNDPVERIGVERSEKARREADASLLILDGSQPLGADDLELLRSFSGEGAVVINKTDLPQEITEEDIHDIRQDMTCMTVSALDQESLQPLRDFLARYVQVSDQQAVTQPRHLDAVRRAVRHLRDAEKTLDSYTPDVAATDLQAAQAALSEITGDSADEKLLDRVFSQFCVGK; from the coding sequence ATGAGCTTGCATGATACCATAGCTGCCATAGCCACAGCACCCGGAACGGGCGGCATCGGAATTATACGCATGAGCGGTCCCGATGCAGCAGCAATCCTGATGCGCGTTTTCAGACCGGCTGGAAAAAACCAGGCAATTCCCGAATCGCACAGACTGGTATACGGGAAACTGACTGACGGCGAACAGATCATCGATGAATGTATGGCCGTTATCATGAGAGCGCCCAGGAGCTATACACGGGAAGATGTTGCTGAAATACAGCTGCATGGCGGCCGTTATGTGATCAACAAAGCCCTGGAACTGTGCCTGAAAGCCGGCGCAAGGCTGGCGGAAGCAGGTGAATTTACACGCAGGGCTTTCCTGAACGGACGTGTGGATCTGAGCCAGGCGGAATCGGTCATGGAACTGATATCGGCCCGGGGCGAACAGGAGCACAGGGCGGCTGTCAGACAGCTGAACGGCGGAGCCTCCTCCTTTGTCCGGAAGTTTTCAGATGAATTATATGGATTACAGGCAGGACTGGCAGCATGTATTGACTATCCGGAAGAAATCTCTGATGAAGAGGGTGCCGGATCACTGAAGGAAGGCCTGGAAAAGCTCATCGACGGCCTGGAGAAAGCAATGGATGAGCATGCCTCCCGTCTGATCTACCAGGGGCTTCAGGTTGCACTGATCGGTCGGCCGAATGTCGGCAAAAGCAGCCTCCTGAACGCTTTACTGGGCGAAGACCGGGCGATTGTAACAAATATACCGGGAACCACGAGGGATACCGTACACGGAGAAATGACGCTGAATGGATTCCGGGTTCAGCTGACAGACACGGCAGGAATCCATGAAACCAATGATCCTGTGGAAAGAATCGGCGTGGAAAGAAGTGAAAAGGCCAGAAGGGAAGCGGATGCATCGCTGCTGATCCTGGATGGTTCGCAGCCGCTTGGAGCCGATGATCTGGAACTGCTGAGAAGTTTCAGCGGGGAAGGCGCCGTTGTGATCAACAAAACGGATCTTCCGCAGGAGATTACAGAGGAGGATATTCATGACATTCGCCAGGATATGACCTGTATGACGGTATCAGCACTGGATCAGGAGAGCCTGCAGCCTCTGCGGGACTTTCTGGCACGTTATGTCCAGGTATCGGATCAGCAGGCTGTGACACAACCGAGACACCTGGATGCAGTCAGACGGGCTGTCAGACATCTCAGGGATGCGGAAAAGACATTGGATTCCTATACGCCCGACGTGGCAGCAACGGATCTGCAGGCAGCCCAGGCTGCATTGAGCGAGATTACCGGCGACAGCGCAGATGAAAAACTGCTGGACAGGGTTTTTTCACAATTCTGTGTCGGAAAATGA
- the rpe gene encoding ribulose-phosphate 3-epimerase, whose protein sequence is MIKIAPSILAADPLNLEKDIRAAEKAGCDWIHVDVMDAHFVPNLAYSVDTVRRLREVTDLPLDVHLMMDHPETLLDAFLDAGASCLTIHAEIDADIPGMLTKIRNRGRMAGIALKPNSEIELIQPYIDLTDLVLMMTVEPGFGGQKLDARVIGKIRRLSDSGYTGEIEADGGIREDNIEMLAANGLTVAVMGTALFRNSDMAACIRRLHRIPAGKQQDRTADE, encoded by the coding sequence ATGATTAAGATTGCGCCCAGTATACTGGCTGCTGACCCGTTGAATCTTGAGAAAGATATAAGGGCAGCAGAAAAAGCCGGATGTGACTGGATTCATGTGGACGTTATGGACGCTCATTTTGTTCCGAATCTCGCTTATTCTGTCGATACAGTCCGCAGACTGCGTGAAGTTACCGATCTGCCGCTGGATGTTCACCTGATGATGGACCATCCGGAAACGCTGCTGGATGCATTCCTGGATGCGGGAGCTTCCTGCCTGACTATTCATGCGGAAATCGATGCGGATATCCCGGGAATGCTGACAAAAATCCGGAATCGAGGACGCATGGCCGGAATAGCCCTGAAACCGAATTCGGAGATTGAACTGATTCAGCCGTATATTGACCTGACGGATCTTGTGCTGATGATGACGGTTGAACCAGGATTCGGAGGACAGAAACTGGATGCGCGTGTTATCGGCAAGATACGGCGCCTGAGTGATTCCGGCTATACCGGGGAAATAGAAGCGGACGGCGGGATCCGGGAAGACAATATTGAAATGCTTGCTGCCAATGGACTGACTGTTGCTGTGATGGGAACTGCTCTTTTCCGCAACAGCGATATGGCGGCATGCATCAGAAGGCTGCACCGGATTCCTGCGGGGAAGCAGCAGGACAGGACGGCGGATGAATGA